From the Papaver somniferum cultivar HN1 chromosome 2, ASM357369v1, whole genome shotgun sequence genome, the window TTGACGATTAAACGAGTCAATTGATTAGACTAGTTTGATGGGTATATCTGCCTCTAACGATGCATTCTAGCCCCCAAAGATTCAGCCAGCAAGTCTTGTACTTTTATTTGACTTACCAATACCATGTTTGAACCCCAATTACCTTGCTACACTTGATGCACAGATTTATATGAATGTGACCAATTTTTTTCATGAACCTTTCTAGCAAATACAATCTAACCTAGAAAGGTATCTTCCAGATCAGATGTGCTTTAATTTACCTTCAAATTCTTAGAGAAGgcaaggaatgaaatttatgtgAAGACAGAAACCACAAACTAGTATATATTGTGTTGGATCCTTTTGAGTCAGGTGTCCCTTTGACAGTGGTAGTAGGGGGCGTAAAGCACAACTTGGTCGCAACTTTGGGATTTTGTGATGATTGATGGGTAGATATATCCATTAAGTTCTTTGTCCATAcggatatgagttttgaagagtGTCAAGAACTAACATGCAATCACACGAAAAATGACTATTATTTTTACCAAATATAAATAGACAAATTCTTTACTTACTACCTTAAAGCTTAATCTGTGATTACATGGATCTAAAAGAGAGATTTAGAGAATTATACGAACTCGGAAGAATAATATGGAATCTTCTTCATATGTCTCAGTATCTTTTCTGCCATCTGCTTTGTTAGCTCATCTCCATGGTGAAATGCATTCACAAGCGTAGAAGGCAAAAACCTATCCTGTGATATGTCAGAATTTGACCTGTTCCCACCTTTCATTAAGAACTTCTCAATTATCAAAAATGATTTCTGCCACAACccttcttgttgtttttgttctttcaatACACTCAGCACATGTTTTACAATATTCATCTCATTTAACATGTTTACACTCATTTCCACATCGACTTTATCATCTAACAACGTAGTAATGGCTGAAAGAGCAGCTTCAACCACCTCATCGTTTTCATGGTATAAACAAGCTAATAACCTCTCTACTGCATTCGCGTCAACCAAGCAAAAGGTGGTTTCTGAAGAACATACCCCTTTGTGAACTGAACACACCTGTATCTTTTTCTGCTTCTGCTTTGTAAGAAATAGAAGAAGCCTTGGTATGTAGAACAACTTCATGAACTTGGTTCTCTTGATTTGTGGTGGTTTTGATAGAGTTATTGATTGTACTGACAGCTTCTCTAATCCAATTGCTGATAACCTCTGAACTTCATCACTTGTTCCTCTCGTTAGTAGTCGTCTCAGTACTAATGTGAAGTTGCAACTACTTGCAAGCTGTAATATCTGTCTTTCATATAACATAGTTGTAAATCTGACAAGAATACCCACTAATCCTTCTAGGTAAAGATTTGTAAACCTGCTTGTTCTTGTTCCACTTATTTGGATTTCATTGATTATCTGTATAACTGCAGGTATTCTTCCAGTGTACAAAAGGGCTAGATTGAGTGGTAAGTTATGGTGGGGCAACAATGCTAGGAATTTTGCAGCTATCACAATCTTTTCAGTTAATTGGGCGGTTTCAGGTGGTATTTTAATCAGGTTTTCTGGTTGGCCTTTAGTGTTACATAGTCTGTCTGCAAGTGTATGGCCCATGTAGGTTGTGAGTGTGAGTAAGAGCTTAAGGGTTTCAATTCCAAGTTCCTCAGATGGAGAATCAAGAAATTCAATTAGGGTGTAGCTTGCATCTGTTTCTTTAATCGCAGATACCACAGTGGATGTTGATTTTGGATATTTGATCAAACAGTGAAAAATCTTGATGAGGTTAATGCACACTTCATCTGAGGTCGAATTTCTTAGCAATTCAATGAGATTATACACAAAATAATGTGATGTCATTGTGTGTCCATTGGTGTTTACTTTGATGTTCTCGAGAAGAATACCTGAGTCGAGTAGGTTCGGTAGGATTGCGACTGATTCTTTCTTGGAATTCAGTCTTCCGTTATCAATTTTTCGTGTAAACATCTCTTCCATCATGATTGGGACAATACCTGCTTCTACAAGTGTATTACTGTTTCGTTGGTAGGATGAGATTTTTGCAAGACCGTTGAATGCTACTTTTCTTGTGAGAGATTTTTCTCTCTGCACCATTTTGATAAGAGTTGAGGAAGCTCTTTCAGCAACATAAGTTTCAGAGTCATGCCCGAGAACAATTACCCCAAGGTATGCCCCCATCTGCATCTGCATGTCCTCGGATCCTGtttcacttattcgttttagaacATCTCACGGTTATTCATGCTACTATTCTGATAACTTGCAAACGGTAGTTTGGTTATTTTAGTGTATGCATTATGGTGGACATGAGACCAAGTAAGAAAATTAATTGATAGTGAACATTTTGCAGGACTGAGGAAGTTACAAAGGACATACCGTCAATAAGATGGTTTAGAAGGGGTTCCAGGAGACCATTTTCGGCCATGCACTTTATGTTCTTCGGAGATTTCTCTAAGTTCCTTAGAATTTTGTTTGCGCTCTCTGCAGTAAAAGCATCTAAGGACTGGTTAAATTTAATAGTGATCAGCATCAGAATCGCGCGGGCTATAGAACCAATTTTCTCGCAAAGTAGTTCAGAGGTGGAAAGTTCTAGCAGCAATGACTGGGATGCATGCCTCTCTGGAAGGTGATTGCTTGACAACATCGTTATTATAATCGTTATAGTTTTTTTCTTTGCAATCATATCCTGCACACATGCACCCACAACACAAGAATATTTCGTTATTTGGTGTACCGCAGCAATGCACCGTGATGTGCACCGTGATGTTTGGTATGAGAGAAAAAATAGGTGGTGGACCCCACCTTAAACCCCACCCCCTGCAAATCTCTCTCAGGACTGCTCTAATGGTCCTTGGATCTGATCACGGTGCACATCAGGGTGCACTGCTTCGGTACGTGTATCATTTCTGTTTTAGCATTATGATTCTTGTCTCTAGTCATTTCCCAGCCAATTAGGTAACAGATATAATGATCTATCAAACTCTTTCCAGACCACAAAACTATTCTCTCTATCTCCTCCTTCCCTCCCTTCTTACTACACAAAACAAAATCCTTATTCCTTCATCACTTTGTTTTTCTTCCTCTGCTTCACGAAAGAAAAAAGCATCTTAGAAAATCCAAAAATGTTAGCAAGAGAATCACCTTCGAGTTGTTTTGATAttccagaagaaattctatcGTTATTACCATCAGATCCATTTGAACAGCTCGATATTGCGCGTAAAATCACATCGATTGCCTTGTCGGCACGTGTAGCGAAACTTGAATCGGAATCGAACCGTCTTAAAGCAAAAGTTGAAGAGAAAGATGATTTAATATCTGAATTACAGTCTCAGATTGAAACCCTTGATTCTGCTCTTTCTGAAACTGATAGACTAACTCAAATTGACCAAGAAAAGGCAtgatgttttaatttttttgtattattCAGTTCTACTGGTTCTGGTGTTTATCCCGTTTGTTTTGAATCCgatttttttggttgttgatGTAGGAGAGTTTACTGAAGGAGAATGAATCTTTGTCAAACACAGTAAAAAAGCTCAATCGAGATGTTTCCAAGGTAATTACTGATCGTCATAAATTTTACCATTTGGTTATTTTCATTTTATAGTGTTTCGTCAGTTAACCGTTAATATGAGAATGAGACAAAAAGGGTTGTTCTTGGCTAGTTGACTTCCACTCTTAGTCCGGTTGAAAAGGGTTATTTtcattttaaaaacaaaattttcgttttttttttttttttggatagtcTAATCAGTCTCATCTTAAATGAGAAAAAAAGTCATGCCGAGTTACTTGCTACTGTTTTGCAAACTTGCAGTTAGAGGTATTCAAGAAAACACTCATGCAGTCACTACAAGAGGAGGAGGCTGTAAGTTATCTATCACTCACTGTTATACTGATAGAAAAATTCTGCCTGCTTGTTCGAAACATTAGTGACATTTTTCGAGTGTGGCTTGTACTGCTAACAAGAACTTTACTTTTATTCCCTTTCTCTCTAGCCAAAAGGATCTTCCCAAGTAGCTAAACAGACACAAGGAAGTCCAAATAGTATTTCTTCGGGATCAAACCATGGAGGTATATTCAAACTCGTCTTATGTCAATTTCCATCACTTAGGGAGACATTTTAAATTTGTTTCTTGTGTACCATTACAGAAGATGATGCTGCGGTATTGCCGCCATCGGTATCATCTTCAATTAGCAAGAGTCAGTTTTCGGAAACTGAAAATTCACAAGAGGACAGTGGTAATTCAGTAGAGACAGAGGGTATGTTGCATTATCTTCTCTAATTAAGTTCGAAATTCAAGATCATCTGTCTATATTAAGACCTCCCAAATTTTTTTCGTTAGTTCGTTATTTTGGTTTTGACCAATAAATGTGTCTCATCATCCTTCTGTTTTTCATATTAGTTGTGGCAGCACCAAGATATGGTTCACAAGGTCCTCTACTAGCTTCTTACAGTAACACACCAAAGCTTACTCCCCCGGGTTCCCCTCCAAGTTATCCTCCACGAAGAACACTGTCTAAACCTACATCACCAAGGCGACATTCTATTTCATTTTCCTCCACAGGGTCAGGAATGTTTGATCGATCTTCAATTTACTCTTCTATGCCAGCCAGCTATCAGAGTTCAGTATCAAGTTCTCCTGCTCCTGAAATGGCATCTCAATCTGGTTAGCTTAATTTAATAAAAACTTCTAACTCGCctagttttgttgttgttgttctaacAGTTTTTTGTCATTGCTGAAGGTCGAACTCGTGTTGACGGAAAGGAGTTTTTCCGCCAAGTTAGGAGCCGTTTGTCTTACGAACAGTTTGGTGCATTCTTAGCCAATGTGAAGGAGTTGAACTCACACAAGCAAACCAGAGAGGTATACATAAAAAAACTTAAAGACAAGTCGCGACCAATTTCCTTTTCATTGTCATAGGTTTCGTTTAGTTTAATTGAGGACTTAATTTTGTTTTGCAGGAAACTTTAAGAAAGGCGGATGAAATATTTGGCGTGGAAAATAAAGACTTGTATACCATTTTTGAAGGATTGATAACACGAAATCTTCATTGAAGCGCAGATGTGATCCTGTAATATTGCGATATGTTTAAAGTGAATGTAGGAGCAGTTCTTAGTATATTTTACATTCTGACTCATGAATTTATCCATGTGAGAAGTTGTCGACATTGTAAAATGTCACCATGGTACATTCTGATttgcaagttcatcttcatttGCCCACCAAGACGACCGTGTCAAAACTCAACCATATGGTCCAATTTCACTACTTTAAGCTAACACAACGGAGTAGCAAATCAAGTAATACCATCGTAGGAAGAGACAGCTGATGAAGAAACTTGGGCCTGTAAATCATATACTCACAAGTTAACGGAGCTGACTACACTGGCTTCCTAAGTTTAGTAAATGAAATGAATAAATAACACGACAGGTCTGGTCTTCTCTTTGCCGATTTTgacagaaaaagaagaagataattatCCCACAGTGGGATTTTCATTTTTGGTTATTCATGTGGCACGTCAAATTTGCATTTCTGGTTATCCTCGTTGGATTTGCCCTTAGCTTCCAAATCCAAAGCATCCACTTCTCAGAAACTGGAAGCATCAACGGTGCAAGAACCCCAAAGTTTATCCAACTCTTCAAAAGCATGTTTAACTCTCATGATCACACCACACATTACTTCGACTGaaaatttatgattttttttcttcttagtcACATAGTTTCATTGcacaaaagaaatttaaagaTTGCTCCAAAGGTGTTTGATGAAATCTCCATAAGTACTGTCTTAACTTTCAATACCATGATATGTGATTAGGGGGAAAGCTTAAAAAATTTCTTGATTTTGT encodes:
- the LOC113350162 gene encoding putative U-box domain-containing protein 42 — its product is MIAKKKTITIIITMLSSNHLPERHASQSLLLELSTSELLCEKIGSIARAILMLITIKFNQSLDAFTAESANKILRNLEKSPKNIKCMAENGLLEPLLNHLIDGSEDMQMQMGAYLGVIVLGHDSETYVAERASSTLIKMVQREKSLTRKVAFNGLAKISSYQRNSNTLVEAGIVPIMMEEMFTRKIDNGRLNSKKESVAILPNLLDSGILLENIKVNTNGHTMTSHYFVYNLIELLRNSTSDEVCINLIKIFHCLIKYPKSTSTVVSAIKETDASYTLIEFLDSPSEELGIETLKLLLTLTTYMGHTLADRLCNTKGQPENLIKIPPETAQLTEKIVIAAKFLALLPHHNLPLNLALLYTGRIPAVIQIINEIQISGTRTSRFTNLYLEGLVGILVRFTTMLYERQILQLASSCNFTLVLRRLLTRGTSDEVQRLSAIGLEKLSVQSITLSKPPQIKRTKFMKLFYIPRLLLFLTKQKQKKIQVCSVHKGVCSSETTFCLVDANAVERLLACLYHENDEVVEAALSAITTLLDDKVDVEMSVNMLNEMNIVKHVLSVLKEQKQQEGLWQKSFLIIEKFLMKGGNRSNSDISQDRFLPSTLVNAFHHGDELTKQMAEKILRHMKKIPYYSSEFV
- the LOC113350164 gene encoding uncharacterized protein At4g15545-like, whose product is MLARESPSSCFDIPEEILSLLPSDPFEQLDIARKITSIALSARVAKLESESNRLKAKVEEKDDLISELQSQIETLDSALSETDRLTQIDQEKESLLKENESLSNTVKKLNRDVSKLEVFKKTLMQSLQEEEAPKGSSQVAKQTQGSPNSISSGSNHGEDDAAVLPPSVSSSISKSQFSETENSQEDSGNSVETEVVAAPRYGSQGPLLASYSNTPKLTPPGSPPSYPPRRTLSKPTSPRRHSISFSSTGSGMFDRSSIYSSMPASYQSSVSSSPAPEMASQSGRTRVDGKEFFRQVRSRLSYEQFGAFLANVKELNSHKQTREETLRKADEIFGVENKDLYTIFEGLITRNLH